One window from the genome of Cyclobacterium amurskyense encodes:
- a CDS encoding GDP-mannose 4,6-dehydratase, whose product MKKVLITGITGMIGKHLSKLLQAEGYAVAGLSRATSASRYESTPNGFKFYQGDILDNKFLKTVWTDWKPDIVYHLAAQSYNGESWKAEDTTYLFNIQGTRNVLEACLAYSPEARVLPACSSASYGFVPENQQPIQEDSTPLRPISPYGVTKASMEMMARQFYFNYKLDVILPRLFIHVGPDHPPVTALQNFARQLAGIKLGIQDPLLKVGNLSSSRDFVDVRDGARALVTLAQIGKSGETYNICTGKAWTMQASLDKIINISGLKVNVETDPNLFRPSDEKVLLGDPTKIMGLGWKPEITFEETLLDIYTNWLKRLEK is encoded by the coding sequence ATGAAGAAAGTCTTAATAACAGGTATCACTGGAATGATTGGCAAGCATCTGTCCAAGTTACTGCAAGCGGAAGGCTATGCCGTAGCGGGATTATCCAGGGCCACTTCCGCTTCGCGTTATGAATCTACACCCAATGGATTTAAATTTTATCAGGGTGATATTTTGGACAATAAATTTCTTAAAACAGTGTGGACGGATTGGAAACCCGATATCGTTTATCACCTTGCTGCGCAATCTTACAATGGGGAGAGCTGGAAAGCAGAGGACACCACCTATTTATTTAATATCCAAGGTACAAGAAACGTTTTAGAAGCTTGTTTGGCATACAGCCCGGAAGCACGCGTGCTGCCTGCCTGTTCAAGCGCTTCTTATGGATTTGTTCCAGAAAATCAGCAGCCTATTCAGGAAGATAGCACTCCCCTGAGGCCCATCAGTCCCTACGGAGTTACCAAAGCCAGTATGGAAATGATGGCCAGGCAATTTTATTTCAACTATAAACTGGATGTCATTCTGCCACGCCTTTTTATACATGTTGGCCCTGATCATCCACCAGTCACAGCCCTACAAAATTTTGCCAGGCAATTGGCAGGTATTAAATTAGGGATCCAGGACCCGCTACTAAAAGTAGGTAACCTGAGTTCTTCCAGAGATTTTGTAGATGTACGGGACGGCGCCAGAGCATTGGTAACATTGGCCCAAATTGGAAAAAGTGGCGAAACTTATAATATTTGTACAGGCAAAGCCTGGACCATGCAGGCGTCCTTAGACAAGATTATCAACATTAGTGGTTTAAAGGTCAATGTAGAGACCGATCCTAATTTATTTCGACCTTCAGACGAAAAAGTGCTTTTGGGTGACCCCACAAAAATAATGGGATTGGGTTGGAAACCTGAAATTACTTTTGAAGAGACTTTGCTTGATATTTACACCAATTGGTTAAAAAGGTTAGAAAAATAG
- a CDS encoding STELLO glycosyltransferase family protein: protein MIVVVTTIASPTKSMIGLSDSLQNGNRIIVIGDKKGPNAFDLRNADFYSLNKQQTLNYSLAKILPVGHYSRKNLGYLLAMSQGEKCIYETDDDNQPNNLWKKRSLEVKALQAKNDSWVNVYAHFSDEKIWPRGFLLDRINCEKSLPSVGEQLIDLQAPIQQGLADNSPDVDAIWRLVADRPFYFQNKPSIALAKGAWCPFNTQSTWWWEAAFPLLYLPSFCSFRMTDIWKSFIAQRCLWEMGHSLVFHAPEVVQDRNEHDLMRDFEAEISGYLQNKKLTGILEELPLLSGTDNVLDNMITCYEALVKADIFPLDELGLVYAWANDLKEIQKTK from the coding sequence ATGATAGTAGTAGTGACCACCATTGCATCACCAACAAAATCGATGATAGGTCTTTCCGATTCCTTACAGAACGGGAATAGAATAATTGTCATTGGAGATAAAAAAGGTCCAAATGCATTTGATTTAAGAAATGCGGATTTTTATTCTTTGAATAAACAGCAAACCCTAAATTATTCCTTGGCAAAAATACTGCCTGTTGGCCATTATTCAAGAAAAAACCTGGGCTATCTTCTGGCTATGAGTCAGGGTGAAAAATGCATTTATGAAACGGATGATGACAACCAGCCAAACAATCTATGGAAAAAAAGATCTCTGGAAGTTAAGGCTTTGCAAGCCAAGAATGATTCCTGGGTAAATGTATATGCTCATTTTTCAGATGAAAAAATTTGGCCTCGGGGATTTTTACTGGACAGGATCAATTGCGAAAAATCACTGCCCTCAGTAGGAGAGCAATTGATTGATTTACAGGCACCAATTCAACAAGGATTGGCAGATAATTCACCAGATGTAGATGCCATTTGGAGGTTGGTAGCAGACAGACCCTTTTATTTTCAAAATAAACCAAGTATAGCATTGGCTAAAGGTGCATGGTGTCCCTTCAATACGCAATCTACTTGGTGGTGGGAAGCAGCTTTCCCTTTACTTTATTTACCCAGTTTCTGTTCTTTTAGAATGACTGATATCTGGAAAAGTTTTATAGCTCAGCGCTGTTTATGGGAAATGGGACATTCTTTGGTTTTTCATGCTCCTGAAGTTGTACAGGACAGAAACGAACATGATTTAATGCGAGATTTTGAAGCCGAAATTTCAGGATACCTGCAAAACAAGAAATTAACAGGAATCTTGGAAGAGTTGCCTTTATTATCTGGAACCGATAATGTCCTCGATAATATGATCACCTGCTATGAGGCATTGGTAAAAGCGGACATTTTCCCTTTAGATGAGCTAGGCTTGGTTTATGCCTGGGCAAATGATTTAAAAGAAATACAAAAAACCAAATGA
- a CDS encoding glycosyltransferase family 2 protein codes for MFFTHYYNSFIEFNLKVSIIIPVFNGAVLIKRCLEAVFSQKLPKGTALDVIVIDDGSTDETVSLLHNFRHQIKILTQTRKGPAAARNLGIHHASGDFLAFLDADDYWYPDFILETTDFLIKHPTAIAVSVGQLHKFASNEGTILPAFLRSKEAFNTDGWMLNDFFPFWANHNHICTGSALIRMEVIHKAGGQLEDMRISEDLEYWAYLSTFGTWGFLPKVLFVSDGDKVTRKIGWWKKKQERWHKAPDLDTWEKRLLTRLKKPLSENYLLCRARVGKSLGYAALLSGRLETGRSIILSCKNHLPNDKLSILLKYGSNNKLQWWILSKVLIYREKNRKI; via the coding sequence TTGTTCTTCACTCATTATTACAATTCTTTTATTGAATTTAATCTGAAAGTTTCTATTATAATTCCCGTTTTCAATGGCGCCGTACTGATAAAAAGGTGCCTGGAAGCTGTTTTTTCTCAAAAATTACCGAAAGGCACAGCGCTGGACGTTATTGTCATAGATGATGGTTCTACTGACGAGACGGTATCACTACTCCATAATTTTAGGCATCAAATAAAAATCTTAACGCAGACGCGTAAAGGACCAGCTGCTGCGAGAAATCTTGGTATACATCATGCTTCTGGGGATTTCTTGGCGTTTTTAGATGCAGATGATTATTGGTATCCTGATTTCATTTTGGAGACTACTGATTTTTTGATAAAACATCCCACAGCCATAGCAGTATCCGTAGGGCAGCTTCACAAATTCGCCTCCAATGAGGGGACTATACTACCAGCATTCCTTAGAAGTAAAGAGGCATTCAATACGGATGGATGGATGTTGAATGATTTTTTTCCTTTTTGGGCAAATCACAATCATATATGTACGGGTTCTGCTCTTATCAGGATGGAAGTGATCCATAAGGCTGGTGGCCAATTAGAGGACATGCGGATTAGCGAGGACCTGGAATATTGGGCCTATTTGTCCACCTTTGGTACCTGGGGCTTTTTACCCAAGGTTTTATTTGTCAGCGATGGGGATAAAGTGACTAGAAAAATTGGCTGGTGGAAAAAAAAGCAAGAGCGTTGGCATAAAGCCCCTGATCTTGATACCTGGGAAAAACGCTTGTTGACAAGGTTAAAAAAACCATTGTCTGAAAATTATCTTCTATGCAGGGCCAGGGTGGGTAAGAGTTTAGGTTATGCAGCCTTACTATCGGGTCGGTTGGAAACGGGCAGGTCTATTATTTTATCCTGTAAAAATCATCTTCCAAATGATAAGTTATCAATACTACTGAAATACGGTTCCAATAATAAACTTCAATGGTGGATTTTGTCTAAGGTTTTAATATACAGAGAGAAAAACAGAAAAATTTGA
- a CDS encoding glycosyltransferase gives MSKLPFSLVTTCRNEIKSLPRWKENILSQDRFPDEIVIVDAFSNDGTYEFLLEWQKVESRIKLIQAKGNAAKGRNMAIRKASYNIVLSTDMGVRLSDNWCSSLITPFEENASIEVVAGSTCIDKETLKGPVGRAEFYIENGGIAKLEEGFVVGNRSVAYRKIVWEKLEGLPEDLTFYADDSVFGRQVVEGKFKMAFAPAAMTYWARPEKLTDFWKEQFNYGKGEGEANIKKPYFFRLYENGKLFWPMAVIGNALWNTYKQANFKALGRAIRVFDISAMLVLPVLAFGNGFYRIRGYKIGHEHGQKNCIACRNRLQLEW, from the coding sequence ATGAGCAAATTACCTTTTTCATTGGTCACCACTTGTAGAAATGAAATAAAGTCACTTCCCAGGTGGAAGGAAAATATTTTGTCTCAGGATAGATTTCCTGATGAAATTGTAATTGTGGATGCTTTTTCCAATGATGGTACCTACGAATTCCTTTTGGAATGGCAAAAGGTAGAGTCCAGAATAAAACTTATTCAAGCAAAAGGAAATGCAGCAAAAGGCAGAAACATGGCCATTAGAAAAGCATCCTATAATATAGTGTTGTCTACAGATATGGGGGTGCGGTTATCTGACAATTGGTGCAGTTCCCTCATTACTCCATTCGAAGAAAATGCGTCCATTGAAGTAGTGGCTGGTAGTACCTGTATTGACAAAGAAACGTTAAAGGGGCCAGTTGGCAGGGCCGAATTTTACATAGAAAATGGAGGGATTGCCAAGCTTGAGGAAGGTTTTGTTGTAGGAAATAGGTCAGTAGCCTATAGGAAAATTGTCTGGGAAAAACTTGAAGGATTGCCTGAGGATTTGACCTTTTATGCCGACGATTCGGTATTTGGAAGACAGGTAGTAGAGGGTAAATTTAAAATGGCATTTGCTCCTGCTGCCATGACCTATTGGGCAAGGCCTGAAAAATTAACTGACTTTTGGAAAGAGCAATTTAATTATGGAAAAGGAGAGGGTGAGGCCAACATTAAAAAGCCTTATTTTTTCAGGTTGTATGAGAATGGAAAACTCTTCTGGCCAATGGCAGTTATAGGCAATGCACTTTGGAATACCTACAAGCAAGCCAACTTTAAAGCATTGGGTAGGGCCATAAGGGTATTCGACATTTCAGCCATGCTTGTCCTTCCTGTATTGGCTTTCGGAAATGGTTTTTATAGAATTAGAGGTTATAAGATAGGCCACGAACATGGACAAAAAAACTGCATCGCATGTCGAAATCGATTGCAATTGGAATGGTAG